CACTCAATAACCTGCGCACAATAAGCAACTCCATCTACGGCACATATAAATCAGGCTGCTGGCACATGGGGCTTTCCGTCACACAGAAGGAGTATAACCCCATTGATGACAAAGGCGGCTACTCCGGCAGGGAGCAGATAATATACTTCGTAATCGGCCTCCAGGGGCTCGGCACTTTCAGAAGCCCTGTATCATCAACAAGATCTGCGGATAGAGTTGACAACTTCTTCTAATACGGGTTAATAATGAATCTTATGAAAAAAACAATTTTCTGCTTATTAATTATTGCGGCAGTATTTGCATCCGCACAAAACGCTCACGCTGTATTTGTAGAGGGCAGCGCCGGCGCTGTGATCCATGAAGGAAATGTAAAAGCTGCCGAACAGGCTGCCAGAGAAGGCGCACTAAAAAATGCGATGAGAAACTTTTTTTCATCCGCGGACAATACATCAGTTCCCGAAATCACAGCCGAGTTTCTGAAATTCATTACCAGATACAAAATCACAAGCCGCTATGTTAAGGACAATACAGTTTTTTACTCTGTTTCCGCAGATGTTGATGAAATTGCCATGGGCAACCTGAACTACTACATCAGGGAAGCAACCAACTCCGTTGTGTTTGACATAACCGGTAAACTTAAGGAAGACCTTAAACCGACCCTTCTGAAAACAGCATCAGAAGCGCTCCAGCAGTACAGGTTTACAGCGGGGAACAACCAGAATTTCCTTGCGGAAATGCCTGATAACCCCAAACAGACCGATATGCTGGCTGCTTTCTCCTCCGGTCCGGCGCAGTTTCTTTTCATCTTCACGCTCAATGCATCCACCAAACCCGAAGGCGAAATATTCAACTGCGAAGCTGAGCTCTATGTAAAGCCGTACTCAAGGGACAAAGAATTTACCGCCGTTAAAGTTACCGGAAAAGCAGTTCAGGAAACTGATGACCTCTGCATTACAGAAGCGTTCAGGTCATCTGTTCTCACCGCTGCGGATTATATAAGAACAAACTTCATCCCTCTCCCGGAGACAGTGAACACTGTTACGAAATACAGCGTCAGAGCAGTGCATTTCAGCAAGTTTGCAGACGTAAAAGCCTTCATGGACTTCCTTAAACGCAGGGAGATAGTTAAGGATTACAATATAAAAACCTTCTCCCTTGAAGAAGCTATATTTGACGCTGACACAGTGTTCAGCAGAGATTCGCTCCTGCGCAATCTGGATGAACTCAAAGGGAGATACGGCTACACCGCGCGGATCGAAGGGGATGAACTCCTTCTGGATTTCTCCGCCGGGACCGAGTAGAAACGCATATGATAGAAAAAATACTGCTGGACGTTAAGCCTTTCCGCAAGGTGCTGATTCTCACCCACAACAACCCCGACCCCGATACCATAGCGGCGGCTGCGGGGATGAAGATGATCCTCAGCAACAAGCTGAAAAAACGCTGTACCATAGCCTATCACGGTATTATCGGCAGGGCGGAGAACAGAGAGCTCATCAAAACATGTAAGATTGATATGCATCTCTCCACCAAGCTCAACTTCGCCAGATATGACTACCTCATAGTTGCGGACACTCAGCCGAACGCAGGGAACGTATATATACCGAAAAATATAATGCCCAATGTCGTTATAGACCACCACACTTTCCGCGCGCAGACAAAATCCACGGAGATTTACGATGTCCGTCCGGGCACGGGCAGCACAAGCACCATAATAGCAGAGTATATGAAGGCTCTGCATCTGGAACCTGATGCGAACATAGCAACCGCCCTTTATTACGGCATGAAAACAGACACCTTCGGCTCCGGCAGGAGCATAACCCAGCATGATATGGATATGATGGCCTACATATTCCCCCACATATCCACACAGAAGCTCCAGAAGATAGAAAACCCCGAACTTCCCCGCTATTACTTCAAGACCATGAAAAAGGCAATCGAACAGGCCGAAATAATAGACAATCTCGTATTCTGCGATCTGGGTGATGTTCGCAACCCCGATCTTATTGCTGAAACAAGCGACTTTGTTCTCAGAATGCGTGATGTGAAATGGACTTTCGTAATAGGCCGCATAGACAGCCAGTGCTACTTCTCCCTGCGCTGCAAGTCATCCAAACAGCTTGTGGGCAGGATCGCAAGCCGCATAGTGAAAGGCATAGGCACTGGCGGAGGGCACATGAAGTCCGCAGGCGGGCAGATAAACCTTGAGAACATGCCCTATGAACAGGCAGTTCCGGAACTCAAAGCGCGCCTTCTCCGCAGAACAGGCATAACCGACACCGAAGTCAAAAAGATTTAACCTTTTATCTGAAACCGCTGAAAACGAAACAAGGAAAACCTAAATAAATTACAGGTCGTATATCGGACTTGACTTGTACTAATTGACTATTATAGTTTAGGTATCATTTCTAATCCACAAGGAGGACTGCTATGAAATATGTATGTACAGTGTGCGGATGGATTTATGACCCTGAAGTGGGCGATCCCGACGGCGGCATCGAACCCGGAACAGAATTTGAAGACATCCCCGAAGACTGGGTCTGCCCCGAATGCGGAGTAGGCAAAGACAGCTTCGAGGTTTACGAAGACTAATAAACGAAATCACCGGCCGTCCGGCTTGTCCGGGCGGCTTTTCGTTTGCACCTCCTCTCAAAATCATTGCTTTTTCAATACCCATGAACTATTCTTTAAAAGATAAAATTTATCTCTTATACGGGAGGCCATATGAACTCATTCAAAGTTGCAGACAACGTCCACTGGGTCGGTGTCAGAGACCCTGAGCTTGAAATTTTTGACGTAGTAATCCCCACAGAACACGGAACCACATACAACAGCTACCTTGTGCAGGGTACAAAAAAGAAAGCGCTCATTGAAGCCAACAAGCTTCTTTTCAAAGATACATACATCCAGACTGTAGAGGAGATCTGCCCCGTCAGTGAGATCGACTATATAATCCTCAACCATAATGAGCCGGATCACTCAGGCTGTCTGCCTGTTCTTCTGGAAATGAACCCGAATATTGAAGTTATCTACTCCAAAACGGCTAAAACCTTTGTGGATAATATAGTAAACGGAGAATACAACGGCCGCGCAGTGGGTGATGATGATGTGATTGACCTCGGCGGCAAGACCCTCCGCTTCTTCCACACCCCCTTCCTCCACTGGCCGGATACCATGTTCACCTACCTTGTGGAGGACAAGATCCTCTTCCCGTGCGACTTCCTCGGCGCGCACTACTGCAGCGGCGAGAAGATATTTAATGATGAACTTGAGAGAAAAGATGATGCCATGGAGGCTTTCAAGTTTTACTACTCCATGATCATGCGCCCGTACAAGGAGCATATACTCAAGGCTCTTCACAAGATCAAAGACATAGAAATAACAATGGTCTGCCCCTCTCACGGGCCTATTCTCCGTGAGAATCCCGAAAGATATATCGAGTGGTATAAAAAGCAGGCGGACAGATATTATAAAAATATGCAGGACAGAAGGGTCGCTATAGTTTACGCCACCGCCTACGGAAACACAAAGATGCTGGCGGACAGCATTAAAGCAGGTGTGGAAGAGACAGGGGTGAAAGCTGTCCTTCTGGACGCTGCTGCCCTCCCCGTCGGCGAACTGATAGACGAGATAGAGATTTCCTACGGCCTTCTCATAGGTACGCCCACGCTTAATGCAAAGGCTCCCAAGCCCATACTTAACCTTTTTGCATACTTTGTGGTGCTTAACATGGTAAACAGACTTGCTGGCGCTTTCGGCTCATTCGGCTGGAGCGGCGAAGGTGTGAAGGTCAGTGAGGATATTATGAAAAGCATGAGGATGAAGCTTCCGATGGAGTCCTTCAAAGTCAAAATGACTCCTTCGGCGGAAGACCTCGAAAAAGCCTATGCATGGGGACGTGACTTCGGCATGGCTGTGCTTGAGGCCAACTAGAGACATTTAATTCAGTCTGAGATTCTTCACCCTTCGGGCTCAGAATGACGCTTGATATAACGTCATCATAAACGCAGTGAAGGATCTCGGACAGAGGTTTTTATTATGGATTTCATCAAAGCGGCAAAGACAGAGGACTTCTCAGGCACAAGCTGGAAAACTGTTAAGATTCTCGCCAAAAACATAGGCATATTCAAAAGGGAGGACGGCTCCTTTTATGCCATGGAGATAAGCTGCAAGCACCAGCAGGCAAACCTTCTGGCAAACGGACTCCCGAAGAGCGGCAGCATAATCAAATGCACACGCCACGGCTGGGAGTATGATCTTGCGACAGGCAGGTGTCTTACACATCCGGACGGACATGCAGATCTCCGCTTCTACGGCACAAAGGTTGAAGAGGGTGTAATTTTCATATCCGCCGCGCCTCTGCCCAAAGATTAGGCAAAAAAAGCCGGAACAAGCTGGGTAAGGAAAAAAGCCATGAGCACGGCGAGCGCCGCGCGGTAGTAAGTTATACCGTTAAGGTAACTGAACGCAAAAATGCCTATGCTGAGATACCAGCCCACATAAAGCCCCATAAAGACCTTAAGCATTACACCTGAAAGAAGAAAACTCACCGGACTTATGACAGCCGTCATCTCCATCGCCAGAACAATTCTCAGAAGAGGCAGAAAAGATTCCGCCTTGCGCCTGCACAGCATGAACATGAACAGAAAAAAGAACCCTGACATGAGGATTCCTTCCAGCATATTCTCAAAATTAAAGAACTCCGCCTCACCGGTAAACGGCGAACGGTAAGGGATAAGGTATGCTGCCAGCATGATGGTGATCAGGTTGAAAATATGGAGCCTGTTGAGGATAAGGTTGTAGAGCGCCCGTCTGTTAAACAGGATGAAATTGGCGGCAGTGTACGCCGTGTTCAGAAGAGAAGGATATTCTGCGCTACCAGTCTTTTGATCCGTTTTCCCATCCGTTCCCATCACCGTACCACCATTCGTAATATCTCGTTTCCAGAATGCTTTCCGCAAGCTGTATGCCCTTCTCTGTCTTAAGGCGCTTCACTGCTGATTTCAGCCAGTTTCCCGCCTGTTCGTTCCCTTTGTCGAGCTGCTCCTTGAGGAACATAATCAGTTCAAGAACATCGGCTTCCTTGGCGATTTTTGCTTCCAGAGTCTTCTGCTGTGCGTATTCATCTATGAGCTCCGTTACCTCCGCCTCAAGGGGAAGCCCCTTCAGAGCATCCCGCAGGGCTTTCTGATCGTCAGATTTGACATATCTCTGCTGGAGGTAGTTAAGGTCTCCGGTTCTGGCTTCCTCAAGGTCGTGAAACAGGCACATTTTCAGCACCTTGTTCACATCAGCGCCAAGCATGGCTGCCATTGTGTAGCCTATCACGGTGACGCGGAAGCTGTGCTCCGCCACGCTCTGCTTTCCGGAGCCGAGATATGGGATTCCAGTTCTCTGCAGGTTCTGGAGAAACCCCGCCTCAAAAAAGAAATTAATTATCCTCTGGTCGTCCTTCATGTTATTCCGGCTTGCGGTTGTCTATAACCCTTTTAGCTTTGCCTTCAAAACGCTCAAGGGTTTTGGGCATTACAAGCTTAACTCTGGGTTTTATGAGTATCGCCTGCTGGAAGACACGCACAAGCTCCTCCATCAGTGATTTCTGTTTTTTCATCTCATCAAAGAACAGCGCCTCGCTGACCTCAATCTGTATCTCAAGTTCATCCAGAACGCCCTTCTTGCTCACTATCATCATAAAGTGAGGCGAAGCGCCGCTCACCGATTCGAGAGCCTCGGCAACCTGTGACGGATAAACGTTCACACCGTTTATAATCAGCATGTCATCGGTTCTGCCTCTGGGCTTCTCCATCTTAATGAGTGTTCTGCCGCAGGCGCATTTCTCTCTGTAGAGTCTGGTTACGTCTCTTGTTCTGTAGCGTATAAGGGGCATTGCCTCCCTTTTCAGGGTGGTGATGACAAGCTCGCCCTTCTCGCCGAGGGGCAGAGGTTTGAGTGTTTCCGGATCTATTATCTCAACATAAAAATGGTCTTCGTTAACATGCAGGCCGCTTTTTTCCAGACATTCCCCAGCGATTCCGGGGCCCATAAGCTCGGAGAGACCGTAGTTGTCCACAGCGTCAATACCGAGTTTTTCCTCTATCTCCTGCCTTATCTTCTCACCCCACGGCTCACTGCCGAAGAGTCCTGTCTTAAGGTGCAGGTCGTTTTTATTCAGTCCCATCTTGCTGAGGGTTTCGGCTATGTGCAGGGCATATGAAGGGGTACTGACAAGCACTGTACTTCTGTAGTCCTGCATTATGCCTATCTGCCTTGCCGTGTTTCCGCTGGAAACGGGAATAACGGACGCGCCTATATGCTCCGCCCCGTAGTGAAGCCCGAAACCGCCTGTGAAAAGCCCGTAGGTGAAGGCAACATGAACTATGTCCTGCTCATCCGCTCCGCCAGCTATTATTATGCGCGCCACAAGGTCTTTCCAGTTTTCCAGATCCGCCCTTGTGTAACCCACTACTGTGGGCTTGCCTGTGGTTCCGCTGGATGAATGTATGCGCACTATGTCCCGCAGGGGCACTGCGAACATTCCGTAGGGATAATTATCTCTCAGATCCTGCTTCGTGGTGAAGGGGAGGTTCGCTATATCAGTAAGTTCTTTGACGGAATCAGGCTTGATACCTGTCTCATCAAACTTTTTCTTATAGAAATCCACATTTTTATAGGCACGGTTAAGGGTAGACTGAAGACGCTCAAGCTGAAACGCCTCTCTCTCCTCAACACTCATCGTTTCTTCACGTTCCTGCCAGTATTTCATTCTATCTCTCCCACTTCTCCTTGTATTCCTTTCCGAGGTAAGCCCGCTTAACCTCGTTGTCGCCGAGAAGCTCTTTAGCGCTCCCCTGAAGAACTATGCGCCCGTTCTCAAGCACATAGCCTCTGTCGGCGTATTTCAGAGCCATGGCAGCATTCTGCTCCACGAGAAGAATCGTAAGACCTGTCTTGGAGAGAGCAGCCAGTTTTTCATATACATCTTTTATCACAAGGGGCGCAAGCCCCATGGACGGTTCATCCATCAAAAGCAGCTTCGGTCTGCACATAAGCGCGCGCCCTATGGCAAGCATCTGCTGCTCACCGCCGGAAAGCATGCCCGCCTGCTGGCTTTTACGCTCCCTAAGCACAGGAAACATCGAATAAATCTCTTCGATTTTATCGGAGTTTTCCTTTGAGCTTTTGGAAAAGCCGCCCATAAGGATATTCTCAAGCACGGACATATTGGCAAAAACCCTGCGCCCTTCGGGAACAAGTGCTATGCCCTTTGCCGCCGCCTGATGCACCTTCATTGCCGCTATGCTCTCACCCATAAACACAGCTTCGCCCTGCTTAGCTGGAACTATACCCATCACAGAGTTCAGCAGGGTTGTTTTCCCTGCTCCGTTGCTGCCGATGAGGGAAACAAACTCTCCCTCGCTCACGTGCACGGAAACGTTGGAAAGCGCCTCTACAGCGCCGTATGAAACACAGAGGGACTTAACCTTAAGCATCTTCATCCCCCAGATAAGCCTTGAGAACAGCCTCATTGTTCCTTATTTCGTCATATGTGCCGCAGGCTATCTTCTCGCCGAAATTGAGGCAGACCACATATTCGGCAAGGCTGGAGATAAACTGCATGTCATGCTCAACCATGAGAATAGTTATGCCGTCGGCAGAAACCTTGCGCACTATGCCTGCCAGACGTTCCTTCTCAGCCATGTTCAGCCCCGCCGCAGGTTCGTCCAGCAGGAGAAGCTTAGGCTTTGAGATAACCGCTCTGGCCATCTCAAAGTTTTTCAGCACGCCGTAAGGCACGGAAGACGGCCTGTGGTGCTGAAAGTCCTGCACGCCCGCAAACTCAAGGAACGTGTCTATCTCTTCCGATGTTTTTTTCCAGTATGACTTATTCAGCCGGAATGCGCTTTTCAGCACGGAGGGTTTGTCACGGCCTATGATGCCGAGATACATGTTCTCACGCAGTGAAAGCTCAGGGATTATGTTCAGGTTCTGGAACGTGCGAGATATTCCGGAATTAAACACCCTGTGCGGCCTTGCCTTTGTGATGTCTTTATCCATAAACCGCACAGAGCCCGCGACAGGGGTCACAAACCCGGTCACAACATTAAACATGGTGGTTTTTCCTGCCCCGTTGGGGCCTATGAGTGCGGAAATGCTCCCGTTCTTCACAGTAAAACTCACATCAGTAAGCGCTTTTACCCCGCCGAAGCGGACGGATATATCCTTTACCTCAAGCATCTTTCTTCCTCAGTTTAGAGAGGGTTCCGGCTATGCCGCCGGGAACAAACATAACACAAAC
The genomic region above belongs to Geovibrio ferrireducens and contains:
- a CDS encoding DHH family phosphoesterase encodes the protein MIEKILLDVKPFRKVLILTHNNPDPDTIAAAAGMKMILSNKLKKRCTIAYHGIIGRAENRELIKTCKIDMHLSTKLNFARYDYLIVADTQPNAGNVYIPKNIMPNVVIDHHTFRAQTKSTEIYDVRPGTGSTSTIIAEYMKALHLEPDANIATALYYGMKTDTFGSGRSITQHDMDMMAYIFPHISTQKLQKIENPELPRYYFKTMKKAIEQAEIIDNLVFCDLGDVRNPDLIAETSDFVLRMRDVKWTFVIGRIDSQCYFSLRCKSSKQLVGRIASRIVKGIGTGGGHMKSAGGQINLENMPYEQAVPELKARLLRRTGITDTEVKKI
- the rd gene encoding rubredoxin, which produces MKYVCTVCGWIYDPEVGDPDGGIEPGTEFEDIPEDWVCPECGVGKDSFEVYED
- a CDS encoding FprA family A-type flavoprotein, whose protein sequence is MNSFKVADNVHWVGVRDPELEIFDVVIPTEHGTTYNSYLVQGTKKKALIEANKLLFKDTYIQTVEEICPVSEIDYIILNHNEPDHSGCLPVLLEMNPNIEVIYSKTAKTFVDNIVNGEYNGRAVGDDDVIDLGGKTLRFFHTPFLHWPDTMFTYLVEDKILFPCDFLGAHYCSGEKIFNDELERKDDAMEAFKFYYSMIMRPYKEHILKALHKIKDIEITMVCPSHGPILRENPERYIEWYKKQADRYYKNMQDRRVAIVYATAYGNTKMLADSIKAGVEETGVKAVLLDAAALPVGELIDEIEISYGLLIGTPTLNAKAPKPILNLFAYFVVLNMVNRLAGAFGSFGWSGEGVKVSEDIMKSMRMKLPMESFKVKMTPSAEDLEKAYAWGRDFGMAVLEAN
- a CDS encoding Rieske (2Fe-2S) protein, whose product is MDFIKAAKTEDFSGTSWKTVKILAKNIGIFKREDGSFYAMEISCKHQQANLLANGLPKSGSIIKCTRHGWEYDLATGRCLTHPDGHADLRFYGTKVEEGVIFISAAPLPKD
- a CDS encoding HD domain-containing protein, with product MKDDQRIINFFFEAGFLQNLQRTGIPYLGSGKQSVAEHSFRVTVIGYTMAAMLGADVNKVLKMCLFHDLEEARTGDLNYLQQRYVKSDDQKALRDALKGLPLEAEVTELIDEYAQQKTLEAKIAKEADVLELIMFLKEQLDKGNEQAGNWLKSAVKRLKTEKGIQLAESILETRYYEWWYGDGNGWENGSKDW
- a CDS encoding phenylacetate--CoA ligase family protein, which produces MKYWQEREETMSVEEREAFQLERLQSTLNRAYKNVDFYKKKFDETGIKPDSVKELTDIANLPFTTKQDLRDNYPYGMFAVPLRDIVRIHSSSGTTGKPTVVGYTRADLENWKDLVARIIIAGGADEQDIVHVAFTYGLFTGGFGLHYGAEHIGASVIPVSSGNTARQIGIMQDYRSTVLVSTPSYALHIAETLSKMGLNKNDLHLKTGLFGSEPWGEKIRQEIEEKLGIDAVDNYGLSELMGPGIAGECLEKSGLHVNEDHFYVEIIDPETLKPLPLGEKGELVITTLKREAMPLIRYRTRDVTRLYREKCACGRTLIKMEKPRGRTDDMLIINGVNVYPSQVAEALESVSGASPHFMMIVSKKGVLDELEIQIEVSEALFFDEMKKQKSLMEELVRVFQQAILIKPRVKLVMPKTLERFEGKAKRVIDNRKPE
- a CDS encoding ABC transporter ATP-binding protein, which encodes MLKVKSLCVSYGAVEALSNVSVHVSEGEFVSLIGSNGAGKTTLLNSVMGIVPAKQGEAVFMGESIAAMKVHQAAAKGIALVPEGRRVFANMSVLENILMGGFSKSSKENSDKIEEIYSMFPVLRERKSQQAGMLSGGEQQMLAIGRALMCRPKLLLMDEPSMGLAPLVIKDVYEKLAALSKTGLTILLVEQNAAMALKYADRGYVLENGRIVLQGSAKELLGDNEVKRAYLGKEYKEKWER
- a CDS encoding ABC transporter ATP-binding protein, whose protein sequence is MLEVKDISVRFGGVKALTDVSFTVKNGSISALIGPNGAGKTTMFNVVTGFVTPVAGSVRFMDKDITKARPHRVFNSGISRTFQNLNIIPELSLRENMYLGIIGRDKPSVLKSAFRLNKSYWKKTSEEIDTFLEFAGVQDFQHHRPSSVPYGVLKNFEMARAVISKPKLLLLDEPAAGLNMAEKERLAGIVRKVSADGITILMVEHDMQFISSLAEYVVCLNFGEKIACGTYDEIRNNEAVLKAYLGDEDA